The DNA sequence GCCTTTGTTTTCAGCATCTATTTAATCAACAGATTGTCTTCCTCAACCATTAATCATGAAGTTCCATATCAAAAGTTGTTTTACAAGCAACCAGATTACTcattcctaagagtgtttggttgTTCTTGTTTGCCTCTTCTCAGACCTTACAATAAGCATAAACTTCAATTCAGGTCTTAGGAGTGTGTCTTTGTGGGCTATTCTCCTTCTCCCAAAGGCTACAAGCGCCTTGCTGCTGATGGAAGACTATACATCTCCAAAGATGTCATTTTTAATGAACTAAGTTTCCCTTACCCAACTTTGTTTCCCGAATCATCTTAATCATCTTTGATGTTCCTGACAGTACACCTACCCTTTCTATTTTGTCCAATAATCAGCCTTTTCTTGCATCCAATCCTACACCACAACCTTCCATCCCAAATCACACCTTTGTTTCTCCTCATTCATCTCAACATTTGCCATCCTCCTCAACTATTCCTTCTGAACAAaatgtgtagaagcaaagcttcatggtgaatcaaaggtgattcaaaggtgttttgatgataacaatgatgatgataaaagatgatgacaaaggtgatgacaaaaagctcaaagatcaatcaaagaacaactcaagataatcaaagatcaatcaaagaacaactcaagtacaTCAAAGAGCAATCgggaacaattcaagagttcaagataagaataaagaagaattcaagactcaagaagaaagtctagagacaggaatcaagattcaaggttcaagatctcaagaatcaagatcaagattcaagactcaagattcaagaatgaagaaaagactcaatcaagataagtattaaaaagtttttttcaaaactttgaatagcacatgagtttttgacaaaacctttaccaaacagtttttactctctggtaatcgattaccatattgttgtaatcgattaccagtagcaaaatgcatttgaaaaagttttcaaactgaatttacaacgttccaaatattttcaaaaggctgtaatcgattacaatgttttggtaattgattacccgtgtccttgaacattgaaattcaaatttaaaaatgaagagtcacattgtttcactcaaaagctttgtgtaatcgattacacttatttggtaatcgattaccagtgtttgtttctgaaaaatctaaagatgtaactcttcaaaaaggttttgactttttcaaataggttttaagtttttctaaaagttataacccttttgaatggccttcttgaccagacatgaagagtctataaaagcaaggctttgttttgcatttttaatcaatctttctaacaacaatcttgaatacttttccaatcaatcctttacaagccttgaatctctttgaacttcttcttcttctttgtaccaaaagttttctgaagttttctggttttccaaaccttgaaaacctgtgctattcatccttttcattctcttctcccttttccaaaaaaaattcgccaaggactaaccgcctgaattctttttgtgtctctcttctcccttttcaaaaagaacaaaggactaaccacctgaattcttttgtgtctccattctcccttgtcaaagaattcaaaacgacacagtctgagaattcttttgattcttcccattccctaatacaaaagcgttcaaaggtttaaccgcctgagaattcttttgtatccccattcacaaagtatcaaaggtgtaacagcctgagatctttgtcttaacacattggagggtacatcctttgtggtacaagtagagggtacatctacttgggtttgactgagaacaagagagggtacatctcttgtggatcagttctagtggagggtacatccactaggttcaaagagaacaagggagggtacatcccttgtggatctttgcttgtaaaaggatttttacaaggttgaaagaaatctcaaggaccgcaggtcgcttggggactggaggtaggcacaggttgttgccgaaccagtataaaaactcttgtgtgtttgtttccttcttccctactcttttactttccgttgtgcatttaattttcgcttttactttttgttaagtttctcttctactctatattctcttaacaacataagtaaaagccttaaaagagtaatttttaattggtaaagttttaggaataattaattcaacccccccccccccttcttaattattctgaggccactcgatccaacaaaatGATCTCTATTTATCCAACCTAATAACAACCCAAATACTGATCAAGATTCTCCTGTTATACCTTCTTCCACTGACCTTGCTTCAGAAATACCTCTCAATACTCATCCAATGCGCACTTGTGCTAAATCTGGGATTGGTAAACCTAGAATAAATTCTACCCTTCTAATTGCTCATCTTGAGTCAAAATCTACCAAAGCTACCTTGAAAtatccttcttggaaaacagcTATGCAAACAAAATATGATGCTCtcattaaaaatgaaacatgGACTTTAATTGATCTTCCATCATCCAAAACTGCTATTGGTTACAAGTGGATTTTTAGGGTGAAAGAAAATCCAGATGGCTCTGTCAATAAGTACAAAGTCAGGTTAGTTGCAAAAGGGTTCCATCAACAGTTAGGATTTGATTACAAAGAGACCTTCTCTCTTTTAATCAAACTTGTAACTGTTAGACTCATTCTCTCAATGACATTTCTCACAAATGGCCTCTTCAACAATTAGATGTCAACAATTCCTTTCTCAATGGTATCCTTGAAGAAGAAGTGTATATGTCTCAATCTACTAGgtttttttcctcaaacaaacATCAAGTGTTCATATTACACAAAACCATATATGGCCTAAAGCAAACACCCAAAGCCTAGTTTGATAAAGTCAAGGCTACTTTTCTTAGCCTCAAATTTTCTTCTAGCAAATGTGATCCATCACTCTTTGTATATTCTGAAAGGGTTTGTTATCTAAATCTTgatctatgtagatgacattatTGTTACTGGTAACAACATCCAGTTAATTCACTCCCTTGTATCTCTATTGAATTATGTGTTTTCTCTCAAAGATCTAGATGACTTAGATTATTTCTTGAGAATTGaagttcaaaaacaaaaagatggatCACTCATTTTCAATTAGTCTAAGTACATTAGAGATCTCTCGGCTATGACTAATATGGATGAGGCTAATCCTATCTCTTCTCCTAAAGTTGGAGAGTGCAAATTGACTAACGCTTGGCTCTGAAGGTTTTTTTATCCTTCCTTGTACAAGTACATAATTGGGGCTTTGCAGTATGCTACCATAACAAGACTAGAAATTAGCTTTTATGTGAATAAGGTGTGTTAATTCATGTATAAGCCTTCTGAGATACATTGGTAAGTTGTAAAGAGAATTCTAAGGTATCTTAAGGGTACTATTTCTTGGGGATTACATTTTCAGGCTGCCTTTCTTCAGCATCCCTTTTCTCTTCATGCATACTGTGATGCTGATTGAGCTTCTGACCATGATGATAAAAGGTCAACTTCTAGTGTTGTTATACTTCTTGGCCATAATCTCATCTCTTGGTAGCCTAAAAAGCAGTCAATTGTGGCAAGATCCAAAACTAAGGCTATGTAAAAAAGTATGGCTCTTATTGCAACAGAAGTAACTTGGATTCAGTCAATTCTTTTTGAAGTTCAAGTTACTTATTCTACTTCTCTCATTCTATGTGATAATACTAGCATTGTCTCTTTGTCTCATAAATTGGATATGCTTCTATGGAAAACCGTGATACTGGAAATGTCTCTCCTGAGTTTCTGTTTTGGGAACAAAAGGATCAACTCCTGCTATTGTGGCTTCAATCCATAATTTTTAGTGAAGTTCTCCCTAGACTCATCGTCAATAGTAAGTACTCCTAGCATCTATAGGATAAGCTTCATTCACACTTGTAATCTATCATTTATGCGAAATAGAAACACTTTCATAATGATCTTCGTAACATTTCGTTGGATAATCGTTCAATCTTTGAATATCTCCTTCGCATTTCATCTATTGGAGATTTTGTTTTGGCTAATGAACATGTCGATATTGTTCTTAATGGACTACCATATGAATTTGAGTCATTGGTTATGCTTATCAGTTGTAGGATTGAGCCTCTCACGATTGATGAAGTCGAAACTCTTCTTCTTGCATGAAATCAATTGCTTCCATCAATCTCACTAAAACATCTAAACCTAATTTTAGCCCCAATTCCTTGCAGCAGCCACTACTGTAGAGCCACAAGCCAATGTTGCTCAGGCTCAACACAGTGTTGCTCAGAACACTAATTCGACCTACGACAACTATAATGGAGGTAATTGTTTCCTCAACAATGGTCATGGAGATGGCTACAACTTCTCTCATGGTGGTTGTGGTGGTGATCATGGCTATGGTGATGGCTGTGGGGGGTTGTGGTGGTCAATTTTCTCTAACATTTAGTACTGTTATTATAAGCATGAAGATAACTATGTCCCTACTTAACTAATGAACTATCCATATCAGAATGAGTACTCCAACTCAAACAAAAATCCAAATCAATAGTGGTATTCTAACCAAAACCTAAACCAATATCAAAATTAGTACCCAAACCAGTATCCCAATAACCAACATTCAAACCAATATCCCATCCAATCTTCCAATTCATATCCTAATCAGTATTCCAATCAACCTTCATATCATAATGCTCCACCTCAATACAATAATTCACCATCCCAAGCCCATCTAACCAGTGCTCAATCCTATTCTTCAGAAAACTGGTATCTAGATTCAAGTGCATCTCACCATGTCACAAATGTCTCAAAATATTCAACAGACCACTAATAAGTGTTATATTTCACttatttttggattaaaatGTTAGCACTTATCTTTCGATTgtaatcattttcttaaaatgtcTCAAAATAGTCATTTTTCCAAGATTTCAGACATCTATTCGCACAGGCtagcaaccagctcgcctgggctaaTCAGATTTCTTCAGGCATAAGTTTTCAACTCGCCTAGGTGAGTTTGTGCCTTCAAGGTTAAGCAACAAATTCGCATGGGTGAATTTGTCTACACCTCTTAGctcttttctataaatagtcatgccaaggaagaagaagaaaaaaaaaacatcaagaagcagaggaaaacGTGAGGAACACCacagaaggaagaagaagaaaaaaaacatcaagaagcagaggaaaacGTAAGGAACACCatagaaggaagaagaaagcacaAAGTGGAGCTCGGGCGCTACAGAGTTGTGACCATGGATCGCAtccttcttcatttctcttGTTGATATTGTGTTCTGTGCAATTATTGGTTAGTTTCTCcaaaggattggatgtaatctttgtatccttatgtatctcttttgatattatatatatgtatgaatcttttctactcattattggtgatTTCATTTTGTTCGTAATGCTTGATTTTATTTGATCGCTAGTTGCataaaattggattttaagtttgactagaaagtactcttagaatttgaactgaatgaAGTTACTCGTTATGTTATGTTGCTAGGAATAAAGTATAACGTCTTGATTATAAATAGCACGAGATTATGATTGTAATGTTGGGATATTTAATTCATATGCAAGGGATTGATATTcggtaaatattcttaggattcTCAAGTGCGAGGAATCGATTCGGCATAACTTAATGTATGCAtcaataatgttagaaaatgattcatatatgttaattttgttaggatACTGAGGGTATGAAcaatgaaatccaatcctacatttttcttgaattaattaaattcattattattgtttCCATAATCTTACGTGTTTTCGACGCACTAAATtccattatttttgttattccgTTACTTTAGTTATTTTTCGTTAGTTAGACAAACCTATGACAtctcaattaaatttgttcataacTATTGAACTGATAACTTTTATCCAAAGGAATTGAGTAACTCAAGTCCCTGTGGagacaatcttttttttataaatttgtaacCTACAATGacattggtacacttgccaaaagTCTAACAACCACACCCTTTGAAAGGCCATATCAAATTATTACTGGGAATGGTTAGGGGTTAAACATCAATTCCTCATGTGTAACCTCCTTTAAATCTCCTTTTAACTCTCAAATTCCTCTTGTTCTTAATAACATGTTATTTGTTCCTTCTATGACAAAAAACTAGACGAGTCTCAGTTTCATTCTCAGTTTTGCTTAGTCAAATCTCAAGTATCTAAAGAGGTCCTGCTTTAAGGGTTGGTTGATGCTAATGGCCTTTACCAATTCCCTAATTTGCTTCAATCATCTAGATTGTGACTCAAGTCTCATATAATTGTCAATACCATTTCATCTGATGTTTCAAAACTAGTATTTAGAGCATCTTCATAttctattttgaattatgtGAAGAGTCAATGAtgctttttttgtaaatatagtTTCTAATAGTTCTGTATCTTTTGCCACTTGGCATTCTAGATTAAGACGTCCTTTTATTGATACTGTGAAACTTGTATTCAAACTTTGTAATCTtcatattatcaataaaattggtTATGACTTTTGTTCACATTGTTGCATTGCTAAATTCCATAGACTTTCCTCCTCCCTTTCTCTTAGTATCTATTTAACTCCACTTTAACTTATCTATACTGATTTATGGGGTTCTTCTCCTATTATGTCCAACACtggttataaatattatttaaaatttgttgatgCCCATACAAGATTTACTTGCTTGTGCTTGTTAAAAAGTAAATCAGACactttaactatttttaaacatttatttttaacctaCCTATCAAAGTTGTTCAGCTTGATCGGGGAAGTGGATATAGGTCTTTCTCTAAGTATCTTACAGACCTTGTATTATGCATTGACTGATATGTCCTCATACCATGAGAATGGTATTGTAGAGAGGAAACATAGACACATAGTGGAAAAAACTTTAACTATGTTGTCTCAAGCCTCAATGACACTTGACTATTAGGATCATGCAATTATTTCTAGTGTTTACCTAATAAACAAACTTCCTTCTTCAACAATTCAAAATGAAGTGTCTTATCAAAGATGGTTTCACAAGCTTCTAGATTTCAAATTCCTCAAAGTTATTGGATGTGCCTATTTTCCTCTCTCAGGCCTTATAATCAACACAAGTTGCAACCCAGGTCTCAAGAGTGTATATTTTTGGGTTATCTCTTTCTCACAAAGGCTATAAATTCCTCACTATAGATGGTAGAATACACATCTCCAAAGATGTAATTTTCAACAAAATCAAGTTTCCCTTTCCTTCGTTGATGGATGAATCAGATTAGACTATTTCAACTAGTGTTAATCATCCCAACACTTTAACTATGCAACAATCTCCTCATCCAAATTCCCCATCTTAGAAAAGATAACAGAGAAAAGAAAGGGGAGAAGAATTAGTTTCATTAACTCAATGAATCAATGGTTACAAACTTACAATCCTATATTTATAAACTAATAAGTTAGAATAGCTAACTCTAACTGCAATAGAATAACTACATGTCCTTTACAATACTCCAATATCACCCTTCAAATTCAAGGTGGTTGAGACTTGGAGGAAGGATCCATCACATTGAGTTTGCCCTTGACAAGCTGGAATCTGGTTGGAGAGAAGGGCTTGATCAAAGCATCAACCCATTGATCAAGGCCGAGAATATGATGCCCAATCAACTACTTAGTTAGAACTCTTTCTCTCATAAAAAATACATCAATCTCCatgtgttttgtccttgtatgAAGTATAGGATTGTAGGCCAATGCTACAATAGTTTGGTTGTCACAAAACACCATTGGTGTTTGTGCTGTCTGTGCTTCCTTTCTATGACTCCATTTTGATGAAGAGGCATAGCAGCCTAAGATAACAAAGTTAAACCATGTCAACTATATGCTTGTGCTTCCTTTCTATGACTCCATTTTGATGAAGAGGCATAGTAGCCTGAGATAACAAAGTTAAACCCATGTCTACTATGTGTGTGTGGTTTCTTTCTATGACTCTATTTTGATGATAAGTATGGTGACAGATTAATTTATGTTGAATGTTCAATTCACTTAAGAACTAAGTGAAAAGTCTGTATTCTCCACCTCAGTCAGATTGTATAGCttttataggaaaaataaattgagtATTCACCATAGCCTTAAACTATTTAAACACGTCTAGagtttttgatttgttttttggtAGATAGATCCATGTAAATATGGTATTAGCATCAACAAATGTAACATAATACCTATAACCAAAAGTAGATACAAAAGGTGCAGGGCCCCACAAGTCTATTAAAATATGTTCAAAGGGAAGACCgttaaagaaggagaaaaaggtAGTCTATGTGATTTGCCAAGACAACAGTGAGAACAAAAATTTGGATCAGTTTTATTGATTGATAGAAATTTACAAATTTGGAATACATGTTTCATGACATCTACACTAGGATGGCCTAGTCTAGAATGCCAAGTAGTAAAAGAAGATCGAGTACTATTGCCAAGGGGGAAAATTGCCAACAATCTGAGTACTATTTATAGATTTAGTACTAGAATTTgaacaaacaaaattacaaagggTAGAATTGCCAACAAAAGCATTATTTTGAGTACTAGTTACATATTTAGTACTAGGATTTGCACAAACAGTAGTGTTTACAAAGGACTTTGACTTGGAAAGCTAAAGCAAATAAAGGAATTGGTAAAAACCATCTTGTCCCACCAACCCCTTGAGGAGAACCTCTTTAGAAACCTGTGATTTCACCAAACAGAAGGTAGGGTGAAATTCAAAGTAAACCAAATTATCCTTACAAAAGTGAATCACTAATCAAATTTTTAGTAATTGAAGGAACAAAGAGCAAATTGTTaagaatgagagaaaatttaggGTTTAAAGGAGATTGAAATGAAGTTAGACCTGTGGAATTTATCCCAAGACCTTGCCCACTACCAATTGTGATTCGATCGGGTCCTTTGAAGGGAGTCACTTACTGGATGTTTTGAGAGACATTTGTGACATGATGAAAGGCACCAAAATATACTAGTAGTTTGAAGATGTTGAACAAGCAGTAGCTATGTTGGCTTGAGGTCGAGTTTGAGGAGAAATAGTTGCTCGAATTCTAGCATTGTGCACATATGGCATTTGAGGATAGTAGTAATGAATAAGAGCCATTATAGGCATGTACTGCTGAGCAGAGGGAAGATGTTGAGTTACAGCTTATTGCACAGAAGGTAGTTGTGTTGAAGGAGTAGATTGTGTATTTCCATAGTTCGTAGGTTGTGTAGGAACATAATTTTCTTCATAGCAATGATAACAAAATGAATCTTCATGACCATATTTATGACAAACTTGACACTGGACATTTGTAGACCTTCCACGGCCACGACCATCACCTCTACCAGCATTACTTCTACCTCTATTTCCACCATCATAGCCACATCCACCTCGACCAAAGTTAAAAAAACTGGTTACCATTGTTAATGGAATTTGATAGGGCCAAAGGTATGGGCTTAGATCCAACTAGGAAGCCAAGAGAGGAACTGAGGTGGCAAGTGGGGTCACAAAATGCTATAAAAAGTATGAAGGTATTGTTGGATATTTAGGAAATGAGATAGGAGAGAGAAAGGATATTTTGGAGATTGTGCATTTTGTTATGGATAGAAAAGGATACCTTTTTGTAGGAGTTGAGCTTTGGGCAGAGGAATTCATTCCTTTTGTATTGTTCCTTCTTGAGTCAGAAATAATACACTTATTCCCTCATATTATTGtgctatttttcttaattgtgtTTCCAGTctctaacaaaattattttaatttccttgagTAAGATTGGCTTGAGTATCAAAGTTCTGAGTATTGGAACTGCCATTAGAGGAACTCGGAAAATTTTGAACCACTTGAATAGGTTGAGCATAAGTGAAATTATTAGAAGTTGAAGCTCCTTGAGAAAAATTAATAGAACTATTAGAAGTAAAAGCTCCTTGAGTAAGATGAATACTATTAGAGAATCAGGTTTCTAAAATTTGTCAAGCCTACTAACTTCATCACCTAGTAGTAATGTTTCAACCTCATCAATGGAAAGAGGTTCAAACTTACTGCAAATCAAAGACATTGTACACTCATACTCCCTAGGTAGCCCTTCAAGAATAACATCAAGATGTTCATATGAAGAAATTGTCACTCCTATTGAACTAAGAGAGTCAACAATAGTCTGAATTTGAAGTAGATATTCAGACACTGATCTATTCTCCAATTGCATGCTATGAAGTTCAATTTGTAGTTGTCTCATCTTAGCATGAATCAAGGAACGAAAATGAGAGTGGATTTTATCCCACAGATGCCACGAAGTTTGACATCCAAGAAACCAAGGAAGAACCTCTACATAAATTGTAAATAGAAGCCAGGATAGCAGAAGTTTATCTTATGATTCCCAAGCAAAATACTTAGGAGATTCGATTCTAAGATCACGATCAGCTAAAGTTCTGAATCACGGAGGAATTGTAGGATGTTCAAGAAAATAATGAAGGCGATGACCTCTCAACACTGGTTCTACTTGCTCATAGAAATCGCATGCGAGAAGGATGTGATTGTGAATACAAAGTCGCCACGGCGATAGAACCGCATGAAGCGGTGTCGCAACAACCAGAATTGGAGTCAACGTTAGAATAGACTGAGGAATCTCCATCGAAACTGGATCTGGAATCGGAACCACCATTGGAATAGGTTGATGTATCGGAACCGCCATCAGAATCAGTTGAGGAATAGAATCAGCCACTGAAGTTGAAGAAAATGGTGGTGGAGGGGTAGGAGGAGGTTGGAAATTTGTTGAGGCTCAAGATCGAACAAAGCTCTATGATaccataaaattatttcataaatgaaagaagagaaaatcacAAACTTCAGAAATGGAGTTGATATTAACtaatgtggaagcaatgccttcaaaggttattttgatgatgccaaagaattcaagaatcaagagaaagattcaagaaaagtttcaagtttccaagaatcaagaatcaagaataatcaagaacaagattcaagactcaagtttcaagaatcaagagaagacttaatcaagataagtatgaaaaggttttttcaaaaactgagtagcacatgaatttttctcaaaacatgtttaccaaagattttttactctctggtaatcgattaccagattgttgtaatcgattaccagtagcaaaatggatttgaaaaagttttcaaatgaatttacaacattccaattgatttcaaaaaagttgtaatcaattacaatgttttggtaatcgattaccagtgcctttgaacgttgaaattcaaattcaaatgtgaagagtcacatcctttcactaaaagctttgtgtaatcgattacactgatttggtaatcgattaccagtggttgtttctgaataaatcaaaagatgtaacttttcaaaaaggttttgactttttcaaattggttttaagtttttctaaaagttataactcttctaaatggtcttcttgaccagacatgaagagtctataaaagcaaggctttgttttgcattttcaattaattcattctatcaatcaatcttttccaattcattctttacgcaagcaagttttccacattgatttctgagtctctttgaacttcttcttcttcttccttttgccaaaagctttccaaatttttctggtttttcaaaaccttgaaaacttgtgttgttcatctttttcattcccttctccctttgccaaaaagaattcgccaaggactaaccgcttgaattctttttgtgtctctcttctcccttttccaaaagaacgaaggactaaccgcctgaattcttttgtgtctcccttctcccttgtcaaagaattcaaaacgacacagtctgagaattcttttgattcttccctttcccttatacaaaagttttcaaaggactaaccgcctgagaattcttttgtatccccattcacaaagtatcaaaggtttaaccgcctgagatctttgtcttaacacattggagggtatatcctttgtggtacaagtagatggtacatctacttgggtttgactgagaacaagagagggtacatctcttgtggatcagttctagtggagggtacatccactaggttcaaagataacaagggagggtacatcccttgtggatctttgcttgtaaatggatttttacaaggttgaaagaaatctcaaggaccgtatgTCGCTTAGGGaatggatgtaggcatgggttgttgccgaaccagtataaaaactcttgtgtgtttgtttccttcttccctactcttttactttccgttgtgcatttaatttccacttttactttctattaagtttctcttctactcctcattctcttaacaatttagtaaaagccttagaagagtaatttttaattagtaatggtttaggaataattaatttaacccccccttcttaattattctgaggccactcgatccaacaactAACTCAACTGAAAACAATTATATCTCTAGTATTTATACAAGACAGTTGTTAGAACTAACATTAGTAACTATCAACTAACCTTGAGCTAGTTAAGTTAGCTAACAAAGCTAACCATCAGTAGTTAAAAAAAGGCTAGCCTTTGATAATAGGTTGAACCTATTGACACCaaaaaagataattggaccTATTCTATTTTTCAGAGATGGAGTGCAAAAACAAAGTCATggttgaagatgaagaagtcacCACCGGTGTTAGCAGGGGAGGGGGAGGAAGCAGAGAAGAACCTCCATTGCAATTAGAATTTGTGGAAGCCATGAAAAATCTACCCGAGGATCGAACCTAGCACTATGATACCATAAAAGGAttcaaagaaaaagataaattatgaaGATGAAATATTATTCAACCCACTGAAAATTGATGACACTTCAACTGTCAACTAACCTTAGTTAGTTGATTACAGCTCTCACACAACTGTCCTACTCTAATAGTCTAACTACTAATCATAGTTAGTCTAACAGATAATTAATAGGAATTGAAAAAACACATTGAGTAAGCATAGTCTTGTAAGAACCCATCATGGTTTGTAAATAAGTATTaagacaaattttataaatggaGTACTTTAATGGATGCATTGAAGTATTGAGGGACAAAAAAGGAGCATCatgacaataataaataaataaataaataaaagattccAAAAGCAACCacatttaaaacataaaatagttCTACAAACCTTGTGGACATGCCTCTAATTCTTACTAGTGTCATTAATCCACTTCCAGATTACTGCCATGCCATGGTCATTTGGTATTCATGACTACAAGAGCTAAATAATGAGATCATTGTATGTTGTACAACATCAAGCATAAACTGATGAGTTTAAGCTTACTAATTTCTGGATGCCTATTCAATGTTTGCAAGAGGTGAAAGAccattctaattaaaatttgcacaataatattttaatgtgtAACTACAAAGAGTCAAATATTATAGAAAAGTAAATTAAGATTGCAGACTTCCCAGAAATCCTAACATCTTATCTTATTATCAGTTGCGTGCAATCCTAGTTTTACAATGAATGTTCAAAGAACAAATTTACCTTCTGTTCTATCCCAAGAACTTTCAATACTTCCTTATTTACTTCTCTTCTATAGCAAGAAGAATGAAGAGAGTAAAGAATTTATGAGATAGCTagggtgatgcaatcctaccccacaagggcattggatag is a window from the Glycine max cultivar Williams 82 chromosome 2, Glycine_max_v4.0, whole genome shotgun sequence genome containing:
- the LOC106797371 gene encoding uncharacterized mitochondrial protein AtMg00820-like yields the protein MRTCAKSGIGKPRINSTLLIAHLESKSTKATLKYPSWKTAMQTKYDALIKNETWTLIDLPSSKTAIGYKWIFRVKENPDGSVNKYKVRLPFFSIPFLFMHTVMLIELLTMMIKAATTVEPQANVAQAQHSVAQNTNSTYDNYNGGNCFLNNGHGDGYNFSHGGCGGDHGYGDGCGGLWWSIFSNI